One Drosophila subobscura isolate 14011-0131.10 chromosome U, UCBerk_Dsub_1.0, whole genome shotgun sequence DNA window includes the following coding sequences:
- the LOC117902491 gene encoding rap guanine nucleotide exchange factor 2 isoform X2 — protein sequence MDPYHHIRHHYPPTSTTATSGGAVVGSTTINRPELHQKCNRGSHSSDTSSAYSGSDTMASNYASSLEAEEIDLSGLVESVVDSDEEDLAESMDSLNVRDAVRDCLEKDPSERSEDDVEILLEFTQGLKAFTNITLAVRRALCSVMVFAVVDKAGTVVMSDGEELDSWSVLINGAVEIEHANGTREELQMGDSFGILPTMDKLYHRGVMRTKCDDCQFVCITQTDYYRIQHQGEENTRRHEDEQGRVVMVTELRSIGGSGAEATSGSVTSAAASLNMKRGHVVIRGTPERLLQQLVEENSMTDPTYVEDFLLTHRIFIHNQQEVTAKLLHWFDLEQMDSHKTQELRDRVTRVVLLWVNNHFTDFEADHEMMEFLEIFEALLERKKLLSQLRLLHIACAAKARMRSCTLTRSSRDEPLNFQIIGGYELRGVAAATGNAAVGIYISLVEPGSKAQDVGLKRGDQIHEVNGQSLDHVTSKRALEILTGTTHLSINVKSNLLGFKEIMQALEHGGGSASGAGGVSSGSGSFKVLRSPRRICANDIAKLHGRSDSTTDELSNASNRAHMVRLSSVDMLLDQPDCAPPQTPPVSGGGGGSMASNFMAQLLQSVNNSSAKKGSNSDQQDTKGGFMTLAPKRRLQKALAKMNLLNKQQHHVGSLNDSSDTLLNEPVAQTGPKAKISSASSGSSSTQSSINGCVASSSSGRLYQSQSNPDLTSLNYDGGSDNAAMLQVNYLGAHLHHRPSAASTLTTTSTQSHMLPDYPEHVLKVYKADQTCKYVLIYKETTAHEVVMLTLQEFGIHDPSSNFSLCEVSVGEGGMVKQRRLPDQLQNLAERISFAARYYLKLNDSTEPLVPDELALELVRESGVHFLHLNAYELAIQLTLQDFANFRQIESTEYVDELFELQSKYGVPMLSKFSELVNREMFWVVSEICAEHNIVRRMKIVKQFIKIARHCKECRNFNSMFAIISGLGHGAVSRLRLTWEKLPSKYQRLFNDLQDLMDPSRNMSKYRQLVSAELLAQHPIIPFYPIVKKDLTFIHLGNDTRVDGLINFEKLRMLSKEVRLLTHMCSSPYDLLAILELKGQSPSNALFSLNQMSASQSNAAAGTVIAANAGQATIKRRKKSTAAPNPKKMFEEAQMVRRVKAYLNSLKILSDEDLLHKFSLECEPSHGSTYSGSISHGNTSHRSGGGGSSSGGAGGVSIAGSMGAGSSSLNAGDQLSIYSHTSSSSAPNSSLSLRKRHPSSPTLSTTSSTSSTSDNQRRQQLHNNGPKFGTASPQAVKKMLSLSESSKIRPHQPFIPRHNSALPGVIPPLHHLHAAHGFATPVAGSTGVATGGTSPATAAGVVAASQCTPSPSPCSHRRLASAGNIMPVRAIHERSHSDTPAPPPPLPSVDLSLESSSVTTFRDLPLRKSVTSGGPPNFMDSTKCTICPMPPMNQ from the exons CGCGATTGCTTGGAAAAGGATCCCTCGGAGCGCAGCGAAGACGATGTAGAGATTCTGCTGGAGTTCACCCAAGGCTTAAAGGCCTTTACCAACATCACCCTGGCAGTGCGGCGTGCACTTTGCTCCGTGATGGTCTTTGCTGTGGTTGATAAAGCCGGCACTGTGGTCATGTCGGATGGCGAGGAGCTCGATTCGTGGTCGGTGCTGATCAATGGAGCTGTAGAGATCGAACATGCTAATGGCACACgcgaggagctgcagatggGCGACTCCTTTGGCATCCTACCCACAATGGATAAGCTCTATCATCGCGGAGTGATGCGCACCAAGTGCGACGATTGCCAGTTTGTGTGCATCACGCAGACGGACTACTATCGCATTCAGCATCAGGGCGAGGAGAACACACGACGCCATGAGGATGAGCAGGGACGTGTGGTGATGGTCACTGAGCTGCGTTCCATTGGTGGCAGTGGGGCAGAGGCTACTAGCGGATCTGTGACAAGTGCGGCAGCCTCTCTGAACATGAAACGCGGCCATGTGGTCATTCGTGGCACACCCGAGCGCCTGCTACAACAGCTTGTCGAGGAGAACTCCATGACGGATCCCACCTATGTGGAGGATTTCCTTCTCACGCATCGCATTTTCATCCACAATCAGCAGGAGGTGACCGCCAAGTTGCTCCACTGGTTCGACCTCGAGCAAATGGACTCGCACAAGACGCAGGAGCTGCGAGATCGTGTCACGCGCGTTGTTCTCCTTTGGGTAAACAATCACTTTACGGACTTTGAGGCAGACCACGAGATGATGGAGTTTCTGGAGATCTTTGAGGCTCTGCTGGAGCGCAAGAAGCTGCTTAGTCAGCTGCGACTCCTGCACATTGCCTGTGCCGCCAAGGCCCGCATGAGAAGCTGCACTTTGACGCGCTCTTCGCGCGACGAGCCGCTGAATTTCCAGATCATTGGCGGCTACGAGCTGCGAGGCGTGGCAGCGGCCACTGGAAATGCTGCCGTCGGGATCTACATCTCGCTTGTGGAGCCTGGCTCCAAGGCCCAGGATGTGGGCCTCAAGCGTGGCGATCAGATCCACGAAGTAAATGGCCAATCCCTCGATCATGTGACCAGTAAGCGAGCGCTTGAGATCCTCACGGGCACCACGCACCTGAGCATCAATGTGAAGAGCAATCTGCTGGGCTTCAAGGAGATAATGCAGGCCCTCGAACatggcggtggcagtgccTCGGGTGCTGGCGGTGTGTcctctggcagcggcagcttcaaGGTTCTTCGCAGTCCGCGACGCATCTGCGCCAATGACATTGCCAAGCTGCACGGCCGGTCCGACAGCACCACGGATGAGCTGTCGAATGCCAGCAATCGGGCCCACATGGTGCGCCTCAGCTCCGTGGATATGCTGCTCGATCAGCCGGACTGTGCACCGCCACAGACTCCGCCAGTgagtggtggcggtggtggcagcaTGGCCTCCAATTTCATGGCCCAACTGCTGCAGAGCGTCAACAATAGTTCAGCCAAGAAGGGCTCCAACTCCGATCAGCAGGACACAAAGGGAGGATTCATGACTCTGGCGCCCAAGCGGCGCCTGCAGAAGGCGCTGGCCAAGATGAATCTCctcaacaagcagcagcatcatgtCGGCAGCCTCAACGACTCGTCGGACACGCTGCTGAACGAACCAGTCGCGCAGACGGGACCCAAGGCCAAGATATCGTCCGCCAGTtcgggcagcagctccacacaGTCCTCGATCAATGGctgtgtggcaagcagcagcagtggccgGTTGTATCAATCGCAATCGAATCCGGATCTGACGAGCCTCAATTACGATGGCGGCAGCGATAATGCGGCCATGTTGCAGGTTAACTATCTGGGCGCACACCTCCACCATCGCCCCTCAGCAGCCTCCACACTGACGACCACCTCGACACAGTCGCACATGCTGCCCGACTATCCGGAGCATGTTCTGAAGGTCTACAAGGCGGATCAGACATGCAAGTACGTGCTCATCTACAAGGAGACCACGGCCCATGAGGTGGTGATGCTGACACTCCAGGAATTCGGCATACACGATCCCAGTTCGAATTTCTCGCTGTGCGAAGTGAGCGTGGGCGAGGGCGGCATGGTTAAGCAGCGGCGCCTGCCCGATCAGCTGCAGAATCTCGCCGAAAGAATAAGCTTTGCGGCCCGCTACTATCTCAAGCTAAACGACAGTACGGAGCCGCTGGTGCCGGATGAGTTGGCCCTGGAATTGGTGCGCGAATCGGGTGTGCACTTTCTCCACTTGAATGCCTACGAGTTGGCCATTCAGCTAACGCTACAGGACTTTGCCAACTTCCGACAGATCGAGTCCACGGAGTACGTGGATGAGCTGTTTGAGCTGCAGTCCAAGTACGGCGTGCCAATGCTCAGCAAATTCTCAGAGCTTGTGAATCGCGAGATGTTCTGGGTGGTCAGCGAGATCTGTGCCGAGCACAACATTGTGCGACGCATGAAGATCGTCAAGCAGTTCATCAAGATTGCGCGACACTGCAAGGAGTGTCGAAATTTCAACTCCATGTTCGCCATCATCTCAGGACTGGGACATGGCGCTGTCTCGCGACTGCGGCTCACGTGGGAGAAGCTGCCCTCAAAGTATCAGCGGCTGTTCAACGATCTGCAGGACCTCATGGATCCATCGCGGAATATGAGCAAATATCGGCAGCTGGTCTCTGCAGAGCTACTGGCACAGCATCCCATCATTCCCTTCTATCCGATTGTGAAGAAGGATCTGACATTTATACACCTGGGCAACGACACTCGGGTCGATGGTTTGATCAACTTTGAGAAGCTGCGAATGCTGTCCAAGGAGGTGCGCCTGCTGACGCACATGTGCAGCTCGCCCTACGATCTGCTAGCCATTCTGGAGCTCAAAGGGCAGTCGCCCTCGAACGCGCTTTTCTCGCTCAATCAGATGTCCGCCTCGCAGAGCAATGCGGCCGCTGGCACGGTGATAGCCGCGAATGCGGGACAGGCTACAATCAAGCGAAGAAAGAAGTCTACGGCAGCTCCCAATCCCAAGAAGATGTTCGAGGAGGCACAAATGGTGCGCCGCGTGAAGGCGTATCTGAACAGCCTAAAGATACTCAGCGACGAGGATCTGCTGCACAAGTTTTCGCTGGAATGCGAGCCCTCACATGGTTCCACCTACTCTGGGAGCATCTCCCATGGCAACACGTCGCATCGTAGCGGTGGTGGAGGTAGCTCTAGTGGCGGCGCTGGTGGCGTAAGCATCGCTGGGAGTATGGGCGCCGGCAGCTCTAGTCTGAATGCCGGCGACCAGCTCAGCATTTATTCCCACACCAGTTCCAGTTCGGCGCCCAATTCCTCGTTGTCCCTGCGCAAGCGGCATCCCAGTTCGCCCACCCTCTCCACCACCAGCTCGACGAGCTCCACCAGCGACAACCAGcggcgccagcagctgcacaacAATGGGCCCAAATTCGGCACAGCCTCGCCGCAGGCCGTCAAGAAGATGCTTTCGCTTTCGGAATCATCCAAGATACGACCACATCAGCCGTTCATACCGCGCCACAACTCGGCACTGCCCGGCGTTATCCCACCCCTCCATCATTTGCATGCGGCGCATGGTTTTGCGACGCCTGTGGCCGGCAGCACGGGTGTAGCAACGGGCGGCACATCgccagccacagctgctggcgTGGTGGCCGCCTCTCAATGCACaccgagtcccagtccctgttcGCATCGACGTCTGGCTTCGGCAG GTAACATAATGCCCGTTCGGGCCATACATGAGCGTTCGCATTCGGACACACCGGCAcctccgccaccgctgccatcGGTGGATCTATCGCTGGAGAGCAGTAGTGTGACTACCTTTCGTGATTTACCCTTGCGCAAATCCGTGACTTCCG GTGGACCGCCAAATTTTATGGATAGCACCAAGTGTACCAtatgccccatgccacccATGAATCaataa
- the LOC117902491 gene encoding rap guanine nucleotide exchange factor 2 isoform X1 produces the protein MDPYHHIRHHYPPTSTTATSGGAVVGSTTINRPELHQKCNRGSHSSDTSSAYSGSDTMASNYASSLEAEEIDLSGLVESVVDSDEEDLAESMDSLNVRDAVRDCLEKDPSERSEDDVEILLEFTQGLKAFTNITLAVRRALCSVMVFAVVDKAGTVVMSDGEELDSWSVLINGAVEIEHANGTREELQMGDSFGILPTMDKLYHRGVMRTKCDDCQFVCITQTDYYRIQHQGEENTRRHEDEQGRVVMVTELRSIGGSGAEATSGSVTSAAASLNMKRGHVVIRGTPERLLQQLVEENSMTDPTYVEDFLLTHRIFIHNQQEVTAKLLHWFDLEQMDSHKTQELRDRVTRVVLLWVNNHFTDFEADHEMMEFLEIFEALLERKKLLSQLRLLHIACAAKARMRSCTLTRSSRDEPLNFQIIGGYELRGVAAATGNAAVGIYISLVEPGSKAQDVGLKRGDQIHEVNGQSLDHVTSKRALEILTGTTHLSINVKSNLLGFKEIMQALEHGGGSASGAGGVSSGSGSFKVLRSPRRICANDIAKLHGRSDSTTDELSNASNRAHMVRLSSVDMLLDQPDCAPPQTPPVSGGGGGSMASNFMAQLLQSVNNSSAKKGSNSDQQDTKGGFMTLAPKRRLQKALAKMNLLNKQQHHVGSLNDSSDTLLNEPVAQTGPKAKISSASSGSSSTQSSINGCVASSSSGRLYQSQSNPDLTSLNYDGGSDNAAMLQVNYLGAHLHHRPSAASTLTTTSTQSHMLPDYPEHVLKVYKADQTCKYVLIYKETTAHEVVMLTLQEFGIHDPSSNFSLCEVSVGEGGMVKQRRLPDQLQNLAERISFAARYYLKLNDSTEPLVPDELALELVRESGVHFLHLNAYELAIQLTLQDFANFRQIESTEYVDELFELQSKYGVPMLSKFSELVNREMFWVVSEICAEHNIVRRMKIVKQFIKIARHCKECRNFNSMFAIISGLGHGAVSRLRLTWEKLPSKYQRLFNDLQDLMDPSRNMSKYRQLVSAELLAQHPIIPFYPIVKKDLTFIHLGNDTRVDGLINFEKLRMLSKEVRLLTHMCSSPYDLLAILELKGQSPSNALFSLNQMSASQSNAAAGTVIAANAGQATIKRRKKSTAAPNPKKMFEEAQMVRRVKAYLNSLKILSDEDLLHKFSLECEPSHGSTYSGSISHGNTSHRSGGGGSSSGGAGGVSIAGSMGAGSSSLNAGDQLSIYSHTSSSSAPNSSLSLRKRHPSSPTLSTTSSTSSTSDNQRRQQLHNNGPKFGTASPQAVKKMLSLSESSKIRPHQPFIPRHNSALPGVIPPLHHLHAAHGFATPVAGSTGVATGGTSPATAAGVVAASQCTPSPSPCSHRRLASAGNIMPVRAIHERSHSDTPAPPPPLPSVDLSLESSSVTTFRDLPLRKSVTSGSISSCDSGYVHQQQQQQVHHLHQQQQQHLQYQQQQHNTHEPSPPVYTAADCRLLQQISNNAVTRNLNSPCQSTNHTPPSTPTPPPLPTQTTSQAAIVGATPTIQLSAPPTAAAYMHMRSQQQQQQLQQQQQSLAMPPPPPPPYNVPPLASLYNHHHSNAAASRHLNHMHGGPPNFMDSTKCTICPMPPMNQ, from the exons CGCGATTGCTTGGAAAAGGATCCCTCGGAGCGCAGCGAAGACGATGTAGAGATTCTGCTGGAGTTCACCCAAGGCTTAAAGGCCTTTACCAACATCACCCTGGCAGTGCGGCGTGCACTTTGCTCCGTGATGGTCTTTGCTGTGGTTGATAAAGCCGGCACTGTGGTCATGTCGGATGGCGAGGAGCTCGATTCGTGGTCGGTGCTGATCAATGGAGCTGTAGAGATCGAACATGCTAATGGCACACgcgaggagctgcagatggGCGACTCCTTTGGCATCCTACCCACAATGGATAAGCTCTATCATCGCGGAGTGATGCGCACCAAGTGCGACGATTGCCAGTTTGTGTGCATCACGCAGACGGACTACTATCGCATTCAGCATCAGGGCGAGGAGAACACACGACGCCATGAGGATGAGCAGGGACGTGTGGTGATGGTCACTGAGCTGCGTTCCATTGGTGGCAGTGGGGCAGAGGCTACTAGCGGATCTGTGACAAGTGCGGCAGCCTCTCTGAACATGAAACGCGGCCATGTGGTCATTCGTGGCACACCCGAGCGCCTGCTACAACAGCTTGTCGAGGAGAACTCCATGACGGATCCCACCTATGTGGAGGATTTCCTTCTCACGCATCGCATTTTCATCCACAATCAGCAGGAGGTGACCGCCAAGTTGCTCCACTGGTTCGACCTCGAGCAAATGGACTCGCACAAGACGCAGGAGCTGCGAGATCGTGTCACGCGCGTTGTTCTCCTTTGGGTAAACAATCACTTTACGGACTTTGAGGCAGACCACGAGATGATGGAGTTTCTGGAGATCTTTGAGGCTCTGCTGGAGCGCAAGAAGCTGCTTAGTCAGCTGCGACTCCTGCACATTGCCTGTGCCGCCAAGGCCCGCATGAGAAGCTGCACTTTGACGCGCTCTTCGCGCGACGAGCCGCTGAATTTCCAGATCATTGGCGGCTACGAGCTGCGAGGCGTGGCAGCGGCCACTGGAAATGCTGCCGTCGGGATCTACATCTCGCTTGTGGAGCCTGGCTCCAAGGCCCAGGATGTGGGCCTCAAGCGTGGCGATCAGATCCACGAAGTAAATGGCCAATCCCTCGATCATGTGACCAGTAAGCGAGCGCTTGAGATCCTCACGGGCACCACGCACCTGAGCATCAATGTGAAGAGCAATCTGCTGGGCTTCAAGGAGATAATGCAGGCCCTCGAACatggcggtggcagtgccTCGGGTGCTGGCGGTGTGTcctctggcagcggcagcttcaaGGTTCTTCGCAGTCCGCGACGCATCTGCGCCAATGACATTGCCAAGCTGCACGGCCGGTCCGACAGCACCACGGATGAGCTGTCGAATGCCAGCAATCGGGCCCACATGGTGCGCCTCAGCTCCGTGGATATGCTGCTCGATCAGCCGGACTGTGCACCGCCACAGACTCCGCCAGTgagtggtggcggtggtggcagcaTGGCCTCCAATTTCATGGCCCAACTGCTGCAGAGCGTCAACAATAGTTCAGCCAAGAAGGGCTCCAACTCCGATCAGCAGGACACAAAGGGAGGATTCATGACTCTGGCGCCCAAGCGGCGCCTGCAGAAGGCGCTGGCCAAGATGAATCTCctcaacaagcagcagcatcatgtCGGCAGCCTCAACGACTCGTCGGACACGCTGCTGAACGAACCAGTCGCGCAGACGGGACCCAAGGCCAAGATATCGTCCGCCAGTtcgggcagcagctccacacaGTCCTCGATCAATGGctgtgtggcaagcagcagcagtggccgGTTGTATCAATCGCAATCGAATCCGGATCTGACGAGCCTCAATTACGATGGCGGCAGCGATAATGCGGCCATGTTGCAGGTTAACTATCTGGGCGCACACCTCCACCATCGCCCCTCAGCAGCCTCCACACTGACGACCACCTCGACACAGTCGCACATGCTGCCCGACTATCCGGAGCATGTTCTGAAGGTCTACAAGGCGGATCAGACATGCAAGTACGTGCTCATCTACAAGGAGACCACGGCCCATGAGGTGGTGATGCTGACACTCCAGGAATTCGGCATACACGATCCCAGTTCGAATTTCTCGCTGTGCGAAGTGAGCGTGGGCGAGGGCGGCATGGTTAAGCAGCGGCGCCTGCCCGATCAGCTGCAGAATCTCGCCGAAAGAATAAGCTTTGCGGCCCGCTACTATCTCAAGCTAAACGACAGTACGGAGCCGCTGGTGCCGGATGAGTTGGCCCTGGAATTGGTGCGCGAATCGGGTGTGCACTTTCTCCACTTGAATGCCTACGAGTTGGCCATTCAGCTAACGCTACAGGACTTTGCCAACTTCCGACAGATCGAGTCCACGGAGTACGTGGATGAGCTGTTTGAGCTGCAGTCCAAGTACGGCGTGCCAATGCTCAGCAAATTCTCAGAGCTTGTGAATCGCGAGATGTTCTGGGTGGTCAGCGAGATCTGTGCCGAGCACAACATTGTGCGACGCATGAAGATCGTCAAGCAGTTCATCAAGATTGCGCGACACTGCAAGGAGTGTCGAAATTTCAACTCCATGTTCGCCATCATCTCAGGACTGGGACATGGCGCTGTCTCGCGACTGCGGCTCACGTGGGAGAAGCTGCCCTCAAAGTATCAGCGGCTGTTCAACGATCTGCAGGACCTCATGGATCCATCGCGGAATATGAGCAAATATCGGCAGCTGGTCTCTGCAGAGCTACTGGCACAGCATCCCATCATTCCCTTCTATCCGATTGTGAAGAAGGATCTGACATTTATACACCTGGGCAACGACACTCGGGTCGATGGTTTGATCAACTTTGAGAAGCTGCGAATGCTGTCCAAGGAGGTGCGCCTGCTGACGCACATGTGCAGCTCGCCCTACGATCTGCTAGCCATTCTGGAGCTCAAAGGGCAGTCGCCCTCGAACGCGCTTTTCTCGCTCAATCAGATGTCCGCCTCGCAGAGCAATGCGGCCGCTGGCACGGTGATAGCCGCGAATGCGGGACAGGCTACAATCAAGCGAAGAAAGAAGTCTACGGCAGCTCCCAATCCCAAGAAGATGTTCGAGGAGGCACAAATGGTGCGCCGCGTGAAGGCGTATCTGAACAGCCTAAAGATACTCAGCGACGAGGATCTGCTGCACAAGTTTTCGCTGGAATGCGAGCCCTCACATGGTTCCACCTACTCTGGGAGCATCTCCCATGGCAACACGTCGCATCGTAGCGGTGGTGGAGGTAGCTCTAGTGGCGGCGCTGGTGGCGTAAGCATCGCTGGGAGTATGGGCGCCGGCAGCTCTAGTCTGAATGCCGGCGACCAGCTCAGCATTTATTCCCACACCAGTTCCAGTTCGGCGCCCAATTCCTCGTTGTCCCTGCGCAAGCGGCATCCCAGTTCGCCCACCCTCTCCACCACCAGCTCGACGAGCTCCACCAGCGACAACCAGcggcgccagcagctgcacaacAATGGGCCCAAATTCGGCACAGCCTCGCCGCAGGCCGTCAAGAAGATGCTTTCGCTTTCGGAATCATCCAAGATACGACCACATCAGCCGTTCATACCGCGCCACAACTCGGCACTGCCCGGCGTTATCCCACCCCTCCATCATTTGCATGCGGCGCATGGTTTTGCGACGCCTGTGGCCGGCAGCACGGGTGTAGCAACGGGCGGCACATCgccagccacagctgctggcgTGGTGGCCGCCTCTCAATGCACaccgagtcccagtccctgttcGCATCGACGTCTGGCTTCGGCAG GTAACATAATGCCCGTTCGGGCCATACATGAGCGTTCGCATTCGGACACACCGGCAcctccgccaccgctgccatcGGTGGATCTATCGCTGGAGAGCAGTAGTGTGACTACCTTTCGTGATTTACCCTTGCGCAAATCCGTGACTTCCG GTTCCATTTCGTCATGTGACAGCGGCTAtgtgcatcagcagcagcaacagcaggtgcaccacctccaccaacaacaacaacagcacttACAataccaacagcaacaacacaacacacacgagCCATCGCCTCCGGTTTACACGGCAGCCGATTGTCGTCTCTTACAGCAGATATCGAATAATGCGGTCACCCGCAATCTGAACAGTCCCTGCCAGAGCACAAACCACACGCCACCCAGCACgcccacaccaccaccactaccaACACAAACAACGTCTCAGGCAGCTATTGTAGGCGCCACACCCACCATACAGCTTTCTGCACCACCAACAGCTGCGGCCTACATGCACATGCGgagtcaacagcagcagcagcagcttcaacagcaacaacaatctctggccatgccaccgccaccaccaccgccttACAATGTGCCACCGCTGGCCAGTCTATACAATCATCATCATAGCAATGCGGCGGCGAGTAGGCACCTCAACCACATGCATG GTGGACCGCCAAATTTTATGGATAGCACCAAGTGTACCAtatgccccatgccacccATGAATCaataa